A region of the Amycolatopsis sp. cg13 genome:
TCGGGTCCCCGCAAATCCGCAACCGCGGCACCGTCGGCGGAAACCTGGGCGCTGCCTCCCCAGCCGGCGACGCCCACCCCATGCTCCTGGCTTGTGACGCGACAATCGAGGTCGCGTCCGTGCGCGGCACCAGGATGATCCCGGCTACGGAGTTCTACCAAGGCGTCAAACGCAACGCACTGACTCAGGACGAGCTGATCGCCGCCATCCACCTTCCGGTCGCGACCGGCCCGCAACAGTTCGCGAAAGTCGGCACCCGCAACGCGATGGTCATCGCAGTCTGCTCGTTCGCACTGGACCTGGCCCCAGAAACCGGCTGGGTAGGCGCGGCAGTCGGATCGGCCGCCCCGACGCCACGCCGAGCCACCGCCGCCGAAGACTTCCTCCGCGACGCCCTCTCCGAATCGTGGGAATCCCGCTCCCCGCTGCCGGGCCCGGTAGTCCGCCGTTTCGGCGAACTGGCCGCGAGCGCCGCGTCCCCGATCGACGACGTCCGGGGCAGCGCGGACTACCGCATCCACGCGATCGCAGTACTGGCCCGCCGGACGTTGAGCTGGGCCTGGGACGACTATCGGAAAGGCGGGCAGCCGAAATGCGCCTGAACCTCACGGTCAATGACGAGCCGCGGACTGTCGACGAGGTCTGGGAAGGACAAAGCCTGCTCTTCGTCCTGCGCGACCAACTGGGCTTGCCAGGCTCGAAAAACGCCTGCGAACAGGGTGAATGCGGTTCGTGCACAGTGTATTTGGACGGTACCCCAGTGTGTTCGTGCCTGGTCGCCGCGGGCCAAGCCGAAGGCAGGAACGTCCGCACGGTCGAGGGCCTGGCCGACGGCGACGAGCTGGACGCAGTACAACAAGCCTTCATCGACACCGGCGCCGTGCAATGCGGCTTCTGCACGCCGGGGTTGGTCGTCGCCGCACACGAACTCGTGCACCGCGTGACCGCCCCGACGGACCCAGAAATCCGCGAAGCCCTGGCGGGCAATCTGTGCCGCTGCACCGGGTACGAGAAAATCTTGGACGCAGTCCGCCTGGCTGCGGCTCGAGTCGGAGACTCGGAGCCCGCGAACCCCGCGTGACAGCTGCCCGCGTGCGGGAACCACCACGTCGACTGGGCTGCGTCGACTGAGCTGCCTTGTCAGGCGCATGCGCCGAGACCCCGCACGACCCGCATGGCCTCCGCATCGTCCACGTCGGGCGGCGGCCGCGCGATGTCGTACCCCCGCGCGGGCAACTGCCTGTAGTCCCGCATGAGAACGCGGACCGGCCAACCATTTCCCTCGGCTCGGGCATCACCCACACCTGTTCGGGCTGTCCGCCCGGTGTCACGCGATCAATTCCGTCTGCTCCGCAGCATGGCCAGTCTGCTCTCGACTGCGGGCTGTCGCGGCCCCGCCGTTCCTCGCAGCTCGGCGCACGTGCGACCGCCAGTGCCCATCCGCGACCGGGCTCGGTCTGCGATCCGCACCGGAAATCGTGCCTGCGCGGGCGACTCCGTCGGCGCTGACCTGCCGGCCCATCTCGGTCTTGCGCTGACCTGGCGACCCGTTTCGTTCTTGCGGTGACCTGCCGGCCCATCTCGGTCTTGCGCTGACCTGGCGACCCGTTTCGTTCTTGCGGTGACCTGCTGACCCGTCTCGGTCAGCGATCCGCATCGGAAATCGTGCCTGCGCGGGCGACTCCCTCGGCGCTGACCTGCTGACCGATCTCGGTCCTGAGCTGACCTGCTAACCCGTCTCGGTCCTGCGCTGACTCGCCGACCCATCTCGGTCCTGCGGTCAGCACCGGTAGCTCCGTGCCCCGGCTTGTCCCAGGCCGGTCAGAGTCCCTTCATCAGATCCGTCTCCGTCACCCCCGGCCCCTGCCCTTCGCGAATGAACCACTCCGTCCCGAAAGCCTGGCCGAATTTGTCGTCCGGCAGGGCCAGGAAGAACGAATCCTCGCTGATCTGGCTCTGGTGCGCGCGCATCGCAGCCCGCTTCACCTTCGCGTATGCCGTGACGTCCACTTCCGCGGTGAGCTCGGCTGCTGGCTTGCCGATGATCATGTCCTCGTCCGGGCCGCCTTCCTCGCCCGCCGCGCGTGCGGCTTCGGCGGCGCGGCGGATCTCGTCGCGGTTCGCCGAGCCCTGGTAGATCCGCGGTGTGCCCGCGAGTTCGCCCGCGCGCATGCCGACGCGGTGGACCTGGATGTGGTCCGGGTGGCCGTAGACGCCGAAGTCGTCGTACACCGTCAGCACGTCCGCCGACTCCTCGCGCAGGATCGTCGCCAGCCGCTCCGCCGCCTCTTCGACCGGCGCGCTCCAGAACGTGCCCGGGCCGTCGTTCGACGGGTCGCCCATCATTCCGGAGTCCTGGTATCCCAGGAACTCCACCCGCGAGACGCCCAGCACCTCAGCAGCCGCCTGCGTCTCCTTCACGCGCCGGTCCGCGAGCTGCTCGCCGTCTTCGAGCAGGCCCTCGGGGATCTCGCCCTTTTCCCCGCGCGTGGCCACCACGAGCACCACCCGGTGTCCCTCGTCGGCCGCCTTGCGCATCACGCCGCCGGTCATGATCGCCTCGTCGT
Encoded here:
- a CDS encoding xanthine dehydrogenase family protein subunit M yields the protein MDFLTPVTWAEALAVKSDRPDAVPLAGGTDVLVELNFDHRRPTALLDLTRISDLTEWTEKDGRIRLGAGVSYTRIITELGTRLPGLAMASRTVGSPQIRNRGTVGGNLGAASPAGDAHPMLLACDATIEVASVRGTRMIPATEFYQGVKRNALTQDELIAAIHLPVATGPQQFAKVGTRNAMVIAVCSFALDLAPETGWVGAAVGSAAPTPRRATAAEDFLRDALSESWESRSPLPGPVVRRFGELAASAASPIDDVRGSADYRIHAIAVLARRTLSWAWDDYRKGGQPKCA
- a CDS encoding (2Fe-2S)-binding protein; translated protein: MRLNLTVNDEPRTVDEVWEGQSLLFVLRDQLGLPGSKNACEQGECGSCTVYLDGTPVCSCLVAAGQAEGRNVRTVEGLADGDELDAVQQAFIDTGAVQCGFCTPGLVVAAHELVHRVTAPTDPEIREALAGNLCRCTGYEKILDAVRLAAARVGDSEPANPA
- a CDS encoding PIG-L family deacetylase, producing MATLVTFHAHPDDEAIMTGGVMRKAADEGHRVVLVVATRGEKGEIPEGLLEDGEQLADRRVKETQAAAEVLGVSRVEFLGYQDSGMMGDPSNDGPGTFWSAPVEEAAERLATILREESADVLTVYDDFGVYGHPDHIQVHRVGMRAGELAGTPRIYQGSANRDEIRRAAEAARAAGEEGGPDEDMIIGKPAAELTAEVDVTAYAKVKRAAMRAHQSQISEDSFFLALPDDKFGQAFGTEWFIREGQGPGVTETDLMKGL